The Clostridium sporogenes region ACCACGGAATACAACGATTCACCTTTGACTTATATATCAAATATTCTTGTCCAAATGTTTTTTCTAATATACTCTCTTCTTTTTTTACAATTATACTCAAAAACAACCAATAAATTAAAGGAAATACTAAAAGGATTAAATTATTTTGTAAACATAGTATTCCTGTGAACACAATTGTGAACGCTGAATATATAGGATTACGCACCCATGCATAAGCACCTGTTGTTACCAATTTATTTTCAGTAATATTTTTATCTATCTTTGATATAATAACTGCTTGTACCCATAAAATAATTCCTAAAACAATTAATACAACTCCTAAGATAATCAAGGGAATTTTCATTATTTGTATTATTCCAATTGAAAAATATTGTAACTTTCCTATGTAAACTGCAATAACTGTGAATATAAATGTCAACATAACATAGATAGGACCAACTCCAAAGTATGACATATGGTTTTTCTTATTCATTGCACTACCTCCCGAATTATAAGTAAAAGTTACTTTATTAATCTCTACTATTTTTTATATATTTACATTCCTCAAGTATTCTTACGAAACCTTGAATTAAGCTTCCTTCCAAATTGGAATTTATAGTTTTTTCTAACATCTATAATTCTCGTGCATAAAAAATGCCTTTTTTAATTGCTTCTGCTAATCCCTTCGGATTTTCCCAAGCCATAGAATGTCCTGCTGATTTGACAATTTCAATATTTATCATTTGTCTTTCCAACTGAATTTTATCATCATCTGGTAAAGATTTTTCACCAAAAATAAAGGTCCTTTTACATTGTAATGAATATAATATCTCACGCCATGATGGATCTCCCCCAGCAACTGCTGACTTGGAAATTCTACTAATTGCTGTGGAAGAACAAACTGATAATGTGGCTGCCCACATAGAATTTTCAATGCTATTTTCATTAACAACTTCATCAAACATACTATTTATAAAATCTTCTTCGTTACAAGTTCCAAACTCATAACTTGATGATCCTTCACTACTTTTATCTAAGTTAGCTTCACTAAGAATAATTGTTTCAATATTCTCTCTTCATTTATCTGCAAGTTCAAGTGCAATAGGCCCACCTAAACTATGTGCAAAAATAATAAACTTATTAAGTCTTAGGTCTTGTACAAAATTATACAAATAGTTTGCATGTTCTTTAACAGTATACAAATAATTATCTGGTTTATCACTAAATCCGCTACCTAGCAAATCTATTAATATTCGTCTGTGTTCAATTAAATCAGCTTGTGCTGCCACTTCAGGATAATCAAAAGATCCAGCACAACCTAACCCATGAATAAATAATATTGGCGTATCTTTTCCAGGCAAATCATGGTACCTCATCTTATTATTTCTACTATCTACTATATATTCTTTCATAAAACCTCCATGTTAAATACTTTAATTTTCTTGTAACTAAATTACTATTTATCTAAAGATTATATGAATAACCTTTACTTTGCAGTTATTTACATTGACCACACTTTTTAAATAAAATCTTTATATACTTTAACTTCTTGTTATTAGCCTAATGGGTATATTTATGACTTGTCCAATTATATTGATAATGGGAAGTTACTAAATATTTTCTACAATCTCCAGTATGGATGATGCCACAAATTTTTAAAATATTTATTAACTAAACCACACAATAAGCTAGTTTCCCTCATCAAACAAATTGGAATTTGTCATTTGATTTTCTTTAACGCATATGAAATATCTTTATATAATAATGTTTGCATACTATCACCATATATCGATACATTTGCTTTCATTAAGGCTTCTCGGATACATTCAACCAAATCTGATTTATATCGTGCAATTCTCGGCAATGCCTTAATACATTGTCTTGCTGTAATTGGTTTTTCATCTAAAATGTGTTTTAAATAATCATCTATAATTTCATCAATTTTATTTTCTGTATCCCATTTAGCATTAGCGGCTATCAAAACAATACCTCTAGTTCTCATATACGAATTACTATTTTCAATCATTTCAGAAAACTTATGAAAAAATTTATAGACATTGTTAGATTTTTCGCTTTCAGTTTCTAACATCTGTAATGCTTGGTACGCAACTTTATTATCTTTAGAATATAATTTTTCAATCAATTCTGCGGTACTTTCCATAAATTCACCTTCTTAAACAAAATTCTAACCTATAATTTAGCATTTTCAATTCTTCTCTTTGAT contains the following coding sequences:
- a CDS encoding alpha/beta hydrolase, translated to MRYHDLPGKDTPILFIHGLGCAGSFDYPEVAAQADLIEHRRILIDLLGSGFSDKPDNYLYTVKEHANYLYNFVQDLRLNKFIIFAHSLGGPIALELADK
- a CDS encoding methyltransferase family protein, with amino-acid sequence MNKKNHMSYFGVGPIYVMLTFIFTVIAVYIGKLQYFSIGIIQIMKIPLIILGVVLIVLGIILWVQAVIISKIDKNITENKLVTTGAYAWVRNPIYSAFTIVFTGILCLQNNLILLVFPLIYWLFLSIIVKKEESILEKTFGQEYLIYKSKVNRCIPWFPKQ